The nucleotide window TTAATGTTGTTAAATGCTGTTTAAATTTTTCACTTTTCCGATTGTCTCTTGAAAGATGCACTGGTCCAAATGCATTAGCTTCAAAGCCCCGCTGGCATCTACAGTGCGGGTTTTAGATAGATTTATATTTATGTTTGGTCATCATGTTCGATAGTTCAACTTCCTTTCCTTATCAACAAGCTCCACTTTGCTTAGCTGACTGTTTATTTTGTTACGTCTTTTTTAATATTCAATAGTTTTTAACTCATTCATTTTTTGGTTATACTCGCCATTTAAATCATGAATTCTTTTTTCATCTTTTTCACTAAGTTCTTGCCCGTCCGAAAGTTTTTCAATTTTTCTCCTGTATAAGTTTTGTTCATTTTTAATTCTTTGAAGTTTGTTATTAATAGAATTTACTTTGTTGATAATTTCTTGCTGCTTTCGGATTTGATCAATCTTTTGTGCTAATTGTTCTTTATAGTCCATGGTGTCTTTAATTAATAATTAAACTTAAAATTTTTGATTGGATACTCTTATTGAATTCCTCATATAGAGTATTGTTTCTTACATTGTATTTATCATGGAAATCCCCCAGTACTTCATTCCCTGTCCAGAGCCATTTAACTCTAACTCCAGTTCCAAGCTCATCATTAAACACTAATTCATTGTCAATAATGATCCCAACCGCTTTAACCCTTAAATCTTGGCCAATTGGAGCAGATTTAATATATATTATATCTCCAACCTTCAAATATCTTAATATCTCATGTAAACTTGGCGCATCTGTTTTAGACCATCCAACACATGCCAATTCGTTATCTATAAAATCCCCAGATACATCCGTTGAGCCTTCGTAATATGCTCCAATACCATAGATTGCCATAATTTTTAATTTTTTAGTAATTATAAATGCACCATAACATCTCCCTAACCAAACCAAGTAATATTATTAAACATTTAACGCTAAATATCTGAAGTAAAAGATTTTCCAACACCTCTTTTCCCTAATCCCCCTCCCCTAGCACCCTCGCCAGCCCTTGCAGCAATATCAGTAAATGGCAGTCATATCTTTAGAATCCAGTAAGGTTAACTTCAAATAAGGGACTCTATCCCTTTTGCTTGTAGAGACGTTGCATGCAACGTCTCTACGACAATTGAACTGCTGCATCTACGCAGCTACACCATCAGCTGCACTTCGAATCCCCGCAGGAGGTACAGGTCACACAGCCTTCGCGGTACTCGAGGGTGTCGCGCTCGCCGCAGTGCGGGCATTTTTCTTTGGATAGCTTTGTGCCGTCGGGGATATATTTTTTCAGGGCGCGGACTACGCCGTTTTTCCAGGTATTGATCGATTCGGTCTCAAGTTGCAGGTTATCTACCAGGTGTACCACAAATGGTATGGGCATACCATGGCGCAAGATGCCGGAGATCAGCTTGGCGTAGTTCCAGAACTCGGTGTTGAACTGGCATGACAGGCCTTCCATAGTCACTTTGTAGCCATATTTATTCGTGTACTGGAAATCGTAGCGGGAGTGTACTTCATCCAGCTTGTTCTTGATGATCTGCCCGGTCTTGACCCATTCCGGGACGAAAAACCCTTCGGCTTCACCGGTGAATATTTCATAGGGCCTGTTATCCAGTATACCGATAACGGCTACCCATTTCTGTTTGTCATTCTGAAAGTGCAGCACCTCGGCCTCGAGCACTTTCGGCCTCTTGGGAGCCGAGGTTTCCCTGAACTGCAGTTCTGCTTTTTCCTGCTCTTTTTTCTTGTCATCCTTCAGGAGCACACCGGAACGGCACCCGTCGCGGTAAATCGTCATGCCCTTGCAGCCGCTCTCCCATGCAGCCATGTAAATCTGGCTGACCAGGTCTTCGGTCGTGTCTTTCGGAACATTAACCGTCACGCTGATGGAATGGTCCACCCACTTCTGGATGGCCCCCTGCATCTTCACTTTGCTGAGCCAGTCGATATCGTTGGATGTCGCCTGGTGATAAGGCGATTTTTCTATGAGGTGACCGAGTTCCTCGTCGGAATAATTTCTCAATGCATGTGTATCGTAGCCGTTGACATGCAGCCATTCTTCGAATTTTGGATGGAACACGTTGTATTCTTCCCAGGAATCACCCAGTTCGTCCACGAAATCGATCTTGACATCCAGATCGTTCGGGTTGACTTTCCTTCTTCTTTTGTAAGACACCATGAACACGGGCTCAATACCGGAGGTGGTGCGGGTGCAGATGCTGACGCTGCCTGTCGGGGCAATGGTCAGCATGGCGATATTGCGGCGGCCGTGAGTGGTCATATCTTCATACAACGCCGGATCGGCTTCACGGATACGGAGAATGAAGGGGTTGTTTTTCTCCCTTTCGGCGCTGTAGATGGGGAAAGAACCGCGGTCTTTCGCCAGGTTGACGGAAGAACGGCAGGTTTCCAGCGCGAGCAGCTTATGGATCTCGGTGGAGAAGCTGATCGCATCGTCTGAGCCGTAACGCAAACCCAGGGCGGCAAGCATGTCACCTTCGGCTGTTATGCCTATGCCGGTGCGCCTTCCCTGGATGCACTTTTCGCGGATATTCAGCCAGAGGTTCTTTTCGATCCGCTTGATATCTTCTTCTTCAGGATCGGCTTCAATTTTTGCAATGATCCGGTCGATCTTCTCCAGTTCCAGGTCGATGATGTCATCCATGACACGCAGGGCATGCCTGGCGTGCTCTTTAAAAAGGCTGCCGTTGAAAACGGCGTGCTGGGTAAAAGGCTCGTCTACATAGCTGTAAAGGTTAATAGCGAGCAGGCGGCAGCTATCGTATGGACACAGCGGGATTTCTCCGCAGGGGTTGGTGCTGACCGTGGTGAAACCAAAATCAGCGTAGCAATCGGGAACTGCTTCCCGTTTTACGGTATCCCAGAACAACACACCCGGCTCGGCTGATTTCCAGGCATTATGGATGATCTTGTTCCACAATTTCATCGCGTCAATCTCCTTGCGGAACATCGGATCCGGTGAATTAACCGGGAATTGCTGAACGTAAGGGATATTGTTCTTAACGGAATTCATGAATTCATCATCGATCTTTACCGATACATTCGCACCGGTAACTTTTCCCTGTTCCAGCTTGGCATCGATAAACAATTCGGCATCGGGATGTTTGATAGAAATAGACAGCATCAGGGCACCCCTCCTGCCGTCCTGGGCGACTTCACGGGTGGAATTGGAATACCGTTCCATAAACGGCACGATCCCGGTGGAAGTCAGGGCGCTGTTTTTGACCGGGCTCCCGGTCGGGCGTATGTGCGACAGGTCATGCCCGACACCGCCGCGGCGTTTCATGAGCTGTACCTGTTCCTGGTCAATTTTCATGATGCCGCCGTAGGAATCGGAGTTGCCTTTATTCCCGATGACAAAACAATTTGATAAAGATGATATCTGGAAATTATTTCCTATCCCGGCCATGGGGCCTCCCTGCGGGACGATATAACGGAAATCCTTCAGCAGGTGAAATACTTCCTCCTCACTGAGCGGATTCGGGTATTTGCTTTCTACACGGGCAATTTCAGCGGACAGCCTGTGGTGCATATCATCCGGTGTAAGCTCAAACAACTGGCCGTCGCTGTTTTTTAAAGCATATTTATTGATCCACACATTGGCAGCCAGTGTATCGCCCTTAAAATATGCTGTAGCCTCACGAAGCACATCCGCGTAAAGATGTGACTGCAAATCCGCATGAGGTTTTTGTTCACCGTTGATCCGTTCAGTTGGTTCCACCGCAACAAGGTTTTGTTTTTCTACTTCTTCCACAGGTGGTCGTTGCCGTTGTTCCAACATCTCCTGAAAATAATCGCCTTTTTTTTTATCGGCTTGATCCTGCGCTTCTTCCGTCTGCAAACTGTCGAAAAGGGTATTTTCCAATTCCTTCATCTCACCTGGTTTAAAATGAAAATTCTACTATAAACATTTATAATTCAACTAATTTACTATTCAGACTGGGGGGAAATTTCTCTTTGGCTAAAATACTATAAGAACAATGGTTTTGTACCATCAACTTTTCAACATCAGGAGGTTGAAAATTTATAAACTATTGACTTATTGCACTATACATCGTATAAGTTATATTTTTCAACAATTTCTAATAAATATTTGTACCCTGAAAGCAAATGCACCTTAAGATTTTTACCGTGCCAAACAGAAGATTATCAATGGGATAAAAAGCTCAAAACTTTTTATAAAATTTAGTTTTCAACAGGCAGTACTGTATAACAATTTAAAAATCGAGGCTTAAAGAAAGATAGAATTTAGGTTTCTGCACTTTGCGATCTTCCATACCCCAGGCAAGGTCAGCACGAAGGAAATAACCCAGGACGCGGGTGCGGGCGCCGAAGCCGAAACCGCCGACCAATGGCTCTTTTTGCTCCCTGACCTTGATCCAGAGCGACCCATCCTGGATATATCTTATATAAAAGGAATTATTCTCCGAATAAGGATCTTTACCGGCCCAGGCAAGACCGACGTCGCCAAAACCTACGATCTGGAAATTATTCAGAAAATCGGATTTGATCGGCCGGTTGAAGAAATAGCGGAAAACCGGGAACCTGAGTTCTGAATTGTAAACCACAAAACTGTTACCGTTCCGGGCATTCTGGTTAAAACCGCGCAGGTTGGTTGCCACAGCCTGGTAGGCGTAATTCATGGTATAATCGATCGGCGTGGCGCTCTCAAATTTCGGGGAAAGCCAGTTATCCACGCCGCCAAGATAATATATCAGCCTGTTTTTCCCGAAAGAGGTACTGGCAGCCAGCCTGTTGGCCCAGATAAAGGAACGGTGTATCCGTTGGTAATTCCTGACATCAAATCCTACAACAAACATGCTCTTGTTATTTTTTTCAAGGACTTGCGTGTACTCCCCGAATATTTTAAAGCGGGTGCCGGTCATCAGGTTCAGTCCGATGTCTTTGGTGTCATCGTATATGACCTCGCCCTTTACACCGCCCCAGTATTCATTCAGATCGGGTTCCCTGAGCGCCGGTTCGTTAGTAGATAACCATGTTGATTTCTGGTACCTGACATTTGCAGTCCCCCTGACAGCAAAGACCGGTGAAAACGGGTATTTCAGGATGTAATAAAGCTGATAGGACCTGAGCCGCTCAATGAAAGTGTAGAATCCGTAATAGTACTCATTTTCAGTGGCTTGGCGGACTATCATTATTTCTTTGTCAAGCCTTTTTTCCAAATCGGCATAGCTGAAAATGTATTCAATATTGCTTAAATTCAGCGGTATCCTGAATCCGCCAATGATCCGGTGATTTTCCAGCAGATCCGTAAGTCCGATCTGGAAAAACCCATTCAAACCAAGGTTATTGATTCCATTGTCACCTCCACCGCCAAAGGGCTGGTAGAAAAAGTTCAGCGCTGCGAAATCCAGCTGGGCCGCCATCTGGTTGATTGAATATTCCACCCGGTAGTTCAGCCTTTTGGGGATAATAAACGCATCCCTGAGCTCAAGTTTCCCGCCAGGTCTTTCTTTTCCGCCCGGTGAAATGGTATCCTGTTTGGTTGTTGCAACAACAGCCTGATTATCGAAAACATAGTTATTGATATCGATCTCTGCCGGCTTTTTCTGAACTGGTTCGGGAGGTTTTTCATCCTGCCGGAATACATTACGGAACCGTTTAGTGTATTCACCGTAAGATTCTTTTATCTCTTCAACCAGTTCCTTCTCCTTGACGATTTCGGCTTCTTTTATCAGGATACCCCGGAACATGGTTTGCTCCAGCGCCACCGGTTTCATCTGCTGCAGGGTATCAAATTCTTCAGACTGCATCAGGTATTTCCCATCAGAAAAAATGACTTGCGACAGCCATGAAGATCCCTGGTTTATATGAAAGTCAAGGATACTCCTGGAATAATTCGTGGCCGGATAGGTTTCGGAAAAATACCTGTAATGGATGGTTGTATCCACGTAGCTGATTGTGCTGTCGAAGCGGCCGAAATAGCGGTTATTGATCCCGTTTTCATCGCTCAGGAAAGCAAACCTTCCCTGGCCGGTCATAACCGGACGCAGCTCATTTCCCAGGGGGGTATTGGTCACGCGGCGCAAAACATTCTCCTGGTCTTCTCTCACCAGCAGGTATAAATCAGTCTTTTGCGGCACAGCCACCGGTGCATCTTCGATATCTTCCCATTGGAAATTTTCGTCCGGCCGGTTGGAAGCAAAGAGGATCGATCTTGTGCCATCAGCAAAAACCGGGTGGAGGTCATCATAAATATCATTGGTAAGCTGCTGGTGTGATCCGGCGGCGATATTGAAAATATACAGATCAGACTGCCCCTTCTGGACGGCAGAAAAGACCATGAATGTTCCATCGGGTGAGTAAGAAAAGTCTATTACCTTTTCAAAATTATAAAGGATGATATTCTCCAGGTGCTTCTCTTCCAGGTTATAAAAATAAAGATAGACTTCGCCTTTTTTTTCCAGGATGATTGCCAGCAGTCTCCCTGATGGGTGCCAGGCAAGCAACGGATAGGTATAATCGATCTTTTCCTCCAGTCTGAACCCACCCCTGAGGGCCTTAATTTTCTTTCCGGAAGCAAGGTCCTGGATTATAATTTTGTACCTTCCTTCGTCATTTTCTACGAAAGCAGCCATGCTCCTGCCGGGGCTGAATTTAAACTGGCTGTAAACCCGGTCTTTCTTTACTTTTTTGAGAAAGAGATTTTCCGGGACACTTCTCCCCTTTTCTTCAGCCTGGTAAATCTCCTTAAAATGTTCCAGGCAATCGGTAACAAGGGTTTTGTAAGATACTCCTATTACATACAAAAAACCATTGTCGATACTCCGGCTGATCTGGGTCATACTGACTATATCGGTCAAAGCCTGGGGGCCGAATTTATCAGCTATATATTTCCAGAGCATATGCCCGGCAAAGAGGGCATCCTCACCGGTCAGGTTGTTCAGCCTGTCATATCTTCCTGACAATATACCATCTTTAACCCGGTTGTCAATTTCCGTATTCCATTCTTCGGACAGGAAAGAGATCAACCCATTGCTGTACCATTCCGGAAGTGAAAACAAGGTTGTGTTTTTGACCTGGGAGCCTACACTGGTGCCATAAAATGCCTGGTTCAGCAAAACATTGGCTATTCCTGCCCTGATCTGCTTTTCAAAATTACGTTGTTCGCCGTTAAAATAAAGGAATACTTTGCTGCCAATAATATGGGTGATCCCACCCGTATTATAGCGGGCTTCATTCGCAAAACCGATGTTGCTCTGCTTCAGGTCGGTAAGATTATTATAAACGAGGAACTGGATTTTCTGTTCCAGGCCGGTTTCAAGTTTTTTCTCCAGGAGCGGGATTTGCTCAGTGGCATATTTCGCCGTAGTAACAGCCAATTCCCTGCCGTTCAGATAAAAATAGATATCGAAATCATCAAACTTATAATAGGTCCAGAGGAACTCCTTGTACTGGATACGGTTTTTCCCGAAACTCATCTGGCTTCCGTTATAAAACTGGGCAAAACCTGATGAAGAAAAAGACAGGACCATAACAAGCACCAGTGCTGTATAAAATAAAAATCTCTTGATTATTTTCAGGTTAGTTATCATCCTGGAGAATTTCCGCAATTGGGGCACTAAATTAAACTAAAAAAAGGCAGAATTGTTATCTTTACCACCGTTTAAATAGTCATTATGCTGCAGATCCATCGTTTCGCTTTCAATCCATTTCAGGTAAACACTTATGTTCTTTGGGATGAAACCAAAGAATGTGCCATCGTTGATGCCGGTTGCTACGGTCCGGAGGAACAGGCTGAAATCACCGGTTTCATTAAAGAAAAAGGATTAAAACCGGTAAGGTTGCTAAATACCCACTGCCATATCGACCATATTACCGGGATGGCCTTTATCAGCCGGGAATACGGGCTGGAACCCGAAGCCCATCCGGGCGGGTTGGAACTTATCAGGTATGCAGCAAAAACAGGTTTTATTTATGGCTTTGATAACTTAGAAACCATCGTTCCGCAACTCCTGTTGAAAGAAGGCGACACCATCAGGTTCGGCCATGCTGAATTGCAGGTAGTCGAAACGCCAGGCCATGCTGACGGCAGTGTTTGTTTCATCAGTCATGCTGATAAATTCGTGATCACAGGTGATGTCCTGTTTTACCAGAGCATCGGCAGGACCGACCTTCCAACCGGCGACTACGACCTCCTGATCAAAAGCATAAGGGAAAAACTTCTGATCCTCCCGCGCGATTATAAGGTCTACCCGGGGCACGGCTCCGACACAACGATAGGTTTTGAGAGCTATAGCAACCCGTTTCTCACGGAATAAACCACCTCCTCCTCATCGATCCACTCCATACACCTGAAATGTCCCTTCGGGCAGCGGTCATAGCCAAGTTTGCTGCAAGGACGGCATTTTAGCCCGTTAACTTCGATAATGGCAGATTTTTTTTCATCTCCGGGCATATAAGGGTACATGCCAAATTTCGGCACAGTATTTCCCCATATAGAAATAATCTTCTTCCGGAAAGAGGCGGCAATATGCATCAGGCCGGTATCATGGGAGATTACCACCTGTGCCTGCCTGACCAGTGAAGCAGACTGGTTCAGGTTCAGGCTGCCACACATGGAACGGACCAAAGACCCGCAAGCGGCCGTGATAATTTCTGCCTTTCCGGCATCCTCCGGTCCGCCAAGCAAAATAACCGGCCGGTTCAGCTTATTGCAGATCGAAATAATCTTATGATCAGGCAGGCGCTTGGTAGTGTGCTTAGCGCCAATGACAAATGCGGTAAAACCCTCCCGGAAGCCTGCCGGCAGGGAAGCCAGGTCAACTTCATCTTTCGGGGGAATGTAATAATCCAGTCCTTTTCCGTCATTGACCGCTCCCAATGCTGATGTGGCTTTAAAATACCGGTCAACCAGGTGAACATCAGGCATGGTATTGATTTTAAACCTGGTGAGCAGCCATTTCCGGACATTGATCTTCGGAAAACCTTCAGACGGAACTTTTAAAACCATCCTGATATATTTTGACCGGATACTCTGGTGTAAATCGACAATGAAGTCAAAATTTTCATTTTTCAGCTTCTTTGCAAATCCTTTCAGGTCATCTTCCTGGAGATGGATTTTGTCAATATACGGATTAGCCTGCACTAAAGGGAAAAAGGCTTTCTTGACGGCAAAATGAATTTCAGAACCTGGGATCTGTTGCTTAAGACACCTGATTACCGGTGTAGTCAGTATAATATCGCCGATAGAGCTGAACCTGATGATGAGGATCTTTTTCAAGGCCGATTTTTTACAAAAATAAGACTTCGGCTTTAAATTCCTCTAATTTTGTCGCATGATCCTGACAGACTCACATGCACATTTGTATTTAGAGCAATTTGACCCTGACCGGCATGAGGTTATCCGGCAGGCCATCAAACACGATATCAGGTACATGATCCTTCCAAATATCGATAAAGACAGTATCCTACCCATGATGGAACTGGTCAGGGATTTTCCGCAGAATTGTTTTCCGATGATGGGGCTTCATCCCACTTCGGTGGGAAAGGATTATTCCGGTCACCTGGAATCAGTCATTGAATGGCTTAAGAAGGAGAAGTTTTATGCCATTGGGGAAATGGGAATTGATCTTTATTGGGACAAGACTTTTTTCACGGAGCAACGGGAGGCTTTCCGTATCCAGATCAGGCTGGCCCTGGAATATGACCTGCCGGTTGTCATTCATTCGAGGAATTCATTTGATGAAATATTCCTTTTGCTGGATGAATTTAATGAGCCAGGGTTAAGGGGAGTTTTTCATTGTTTTACCGGAACCCGGGAACAGGCCGGACATATCATCAAGATGGGCTTCATGCTGGGCATCGGCGGGGTGCTGACTTACAAAAACTCTGGTTTGGCAGAAGTCGTGGAAAAGATCCCTTTAGCGCACCTGCTCCTGGAAACCGATGCACCTTTCCTGGCTCCGGCTCCGCACCGGGGCAAAAGAAACGAAAGCGCTTTTCTTGTTGAAATAGCAAAAAAACTGGCTGAAATAAAAGGAATGAAGGTCGAAGAAGTCGCCGAAATTACCACACAGAATGCTATTGAGCTGTTTAAGTTAAATGGTGACTGGGTGACTGGGTGACGGGGTGACGGGGTGACGGGGTTAATTTTTGATTTCTAATTTCTAATTTCTTATTATGCTTTCTAAAGTTTCAATTCTAATAATTTATACAGGCGGGACCATTGGTATGGTCAGGGACAAGGAGACGGGCAGTCTTCATCCGGTTAATGGTTCAGAGTTGTATGAACATATCCCTATCCTGGGCAAGCTGGATTACCAGATTGAGTTTTATTCCTTTGATCCGCTGCTTGATTCATCCAATATGAACCCTCAGCATTGGGTGGAGTTGGTTTCAGTGATCGAAAAGAATTATGAAAAATTCGATGGATTCGTCGTTTTACATGGTTCCGATACGATGGCTTACACGGCTTCTGCTTTGAGTTTCATGCTGGAGAACCTGAACAAGCCTGTAATTCTGACCGGCTCACAGCTACCTCTTGGAATGATCCGAAGTGATGGACGGGAAAACCTTGTCGCCGCCATTGAAATCGCTGCTGCCCGGCAGGATGACACCCCTATCGTGCCTGAAGTGGCTGTTTATTTTGAGAATAAGCTGCTCAGGGGCAACAGGACAATTAAATACAACGCCGAAAATTTCGGGGCTTTCCGGTCGGGTAACTATCCGCCCCTGGCTGAGGTTGGTATAAACATCAAGTACAACCATAATGCTATTCTCAGACCCAACTTCAAGTCATTAAAAGCTCACACCACGCTTGACAATAACATCACGATTCTCAAGCTATTTCCCGGAATTTCTGCAGGCTCCGTTGCGGCGCAATTGGCGGTTAAAGGGTTAAAAGCCGTAATTCTCGAAACCTACGGATCAGGCAACGCAATGACGGATGCATGGTTTCTTGAGCAGATCAGGCAGGCCATTAGCAGGGGAATCATTGTTCTCAATGTGACCCAATGCAAGGCCGGGTCTGTCGAAATGGGAAAATACCATACCAGCGAAGAACTTGGCAGGATTGGGGTAATCTCTGGATCAGATATCACTACAGAATCCGCAGTGGCAAAACTGATGTACTTATTTGGCACCGGGCTCAGTAAAAAAGAAATAGAAAGTTTGCTCCGGGTTTCCCTAAGAGGGGAAATAACAGTCAGTTAAGGGGCCTGGAAGAAAAATCTTTAAAAATTAAACCATAAGTTTAGATTAGATTGTTTATAAATTTCAAATCTAAAATTTATTTAAAAATTTTATTATTACTTTAGCGGTCGATTTTGGAGAGATGAACCGTTATAATGATGGGAGAGATGGCCGAGCGGTCGAAGGCGCACGCCTGGAAAGTGTGTAACCGTCACAAGCGGTTCATGGGTTCGAATCCCATTCTCTCCGCAAATTTTAATTTTAAACCAAAATAACAAATTAATAATCAATCCGTTAAACTATGAAACGTCTAGTCGCATTTTTGACACTTACAGCCCTGCTAACCTTCGGGGTTTGCAATCACATGGTCGCACAGACTCAAGGCACAGGAAGCCAAACTGTTACACAGGCACAAACTTCATCGGCTGCATCAGGGCCAACTGAATCCAGGGGTTTCCACCAGGTGGTGAAAAGTTATTTTATCCAGGGTGGCGCTGGTTTTATGGCTTCAATCCTGCTCTGTCTTATCTTTGGCCTTGCTATTTCCATTGAAAGAACATTGTACCTTAGTCTTTCCGGGACGAACACCAAGAAGCTGTTGAACAAAATCGAAACGGCACTGGAATCCAAGGGAATTGAAGAAGCCAAAGAGGTTTGCAAAACTACGCGTGGCCCGGTTGCAAGTATCTTCTTCCAGGGCCTGTCGCGTGACGATGAAGGCCTGGATATAGTTGAAAAAACTGTCATTGCTTATGGCAGTGTACTTATGGGTAGGTTGGAAAGCGGGCTCTCCTGGATTGCACTTTTCATCGCTACCGCGCCTATGCTCGGATTCCTCGGGACAGTTATCGGGATGGTTTTAGCGTTCGACGCTATTGAAGCCGCCGGGGATATCAGCCCGACCATTGTTGCAGGTGGTATCAAGATCGCTCTTTTGACCACCGTATTCGGTCTGATCGTCGCCATCATCCTGCAATTCTTCTATAATTATCTGGTTTCCAAGATTGACAGCCTCGTCAATGATATGGAAGACAGTTCGATTTCTTTCATTGACATTCTGGCAAAGCACAAGAAATAAATCACTACCATGACTGAAAAGAAATTAAAATACGTTCAGTGGCTGCTTTATGGAATTATGGCAATTTCAGCAATACTCACGCTGCTGTTTTATTTAAATCCAGGCCAACCTGACTTGATGCTTTATTGGGGATATGTCCTCGTCATTTTTTCAATTGTGGTCACCTTAACTATATCCTTCACTAACATTATCAAAAACCCGAAAGGATCTATGAAAGTGGTGGTAATAGTGGCAATTATGCTTATTTTGGGATTCATTTCCTATGCAATTTCGGATAACACATTATCCACTGATCAGCTCGAGAAATATAGCTTAACTCCTAATGGCGTAAGAATGGTAGGAGCTGGTTTGATTATGACTTATTTCATAATGATTGGAGCTATTGGTGTTTTCATTTATACATCGGTAATCAAATTCTTTAAATAATATCCCTGGTTATGAGAAATAACAGAGAAGTACCGGAGATCAATGCAGCCTCTATGGCCGATATCGCTTTCCTTCTCCTGATTTTCTTCCTGGTTACGGTAACCATGGATGTGGACACGGGTATTACCAGGAAACTGCCACCCCCGGTTGAAGATAATTCAAGCGTTGACTTTAACAAGAGAAATATCTTTGAAGTACTCGTAAATAGCCAGAACATGCTCCTTGTTGATGGAAAAGAAGGTAACCTGGCTACGTTGAAAGACGAGACCAAGAACTTCTTCCTGAATCCTAACAATGACCCGAATTTACCGGAGAAAAAGCTTGAACAGATCGCTCTTATCGGTAATGTTTATGTTTCAAAAGGAGTTATTTCATTAAAGAATGACCGAGGGACTTCATATGAAACTTACATCAAAGTTCAGAATGAGCTGACCAAAGCTTTCCAGGAAATGCGCGATGAGCTATCTATGGAAAAATTTGGTGCGCGATTTGATAAACTCGTTGACCCCCAAAAACAGGAAGCCATCCAGGCAGTCATTCCAATTGCTATTTCAGAAGCTGAACCTGAAGATGTCGGTAAAACTAAATAAGGATATACGTTATGGGAC belongs to Bacteroidales bacterium and includes:
- a CDS encoding biopolymer transporter ExbD produces the protein MRNNREVPEINAASMADIAFLLLIFFLVTVTMDVDTGITRKLPPPVEDNSSVDFNKRNIFEVLVNSQNMLLVDGKEGNLATLKDETKNFFLNPNNDPNLPEKKLEQIALIGNVYVSKGVISLKNDRGTSYETYIKVQNELTKAFQEMRDELSMEKFGARFDKLVDPQKQEAIQAVIPIAISEAEPEDVGKTK